Below is a window of Flavobacterium cyclinae DNA.
CCTGTGAAATTCATCATTGCAATTTTACTAGTAATTTTTGCGCTTTTAGACTTAATTCCGTTTTTGAGTAAATTCGAGTTTGGAAAAGATAAATTGCCTTTAGGTGGAATTTTAAGCGGATTCTTTGGTGGACTTTCCGGACATCAAGGGGCTTTGCGAAGTGCTTTTTTGATTAAAGCGGGTTTATCCAAAGAAAGTTTCATCGCTACAGGAATTGTAGTTTCTATGTTTATCGATTTTACTCGCTTAAGTGTTTACGCTTCCAAAATCACGACTTATACCTTGTATGAAAATAAGGTATTACTGATTTCTGCAACGCTATGTGCGATTACTGGAGCGTATTTGGGTAACCAACTTTTAAAGAAAGTTACCCTAAAATTTCTCCAAGTTTTAGTTGCCGTTTTATTGCTTTTAGTGGCAATTGCTTTAGGAATGGGAATTATTTAAACATATCCATTCCTGGGATATTTGGCATACCTTCTTTAGCAACAGCTGCTAACTCAGTTTCGTGAACGTTTGTAGCTTTTTCAATAGCTTTATTTAACACATTAACTAAGTAATCTTCAAGCATTTCTTTGTCTTGAAGTAATTCATTGCTTACTGTAATGTTTTTGATTTTTCTGTTTGCAGTTAAAGTTACTTCTAACAAGCCATCGCTGCTTCTTTCATCGATTAAAACAAAGTCTAAACGTTTTTTTGTTTCTTCTACTTTTTGCTGGGTTTCCTTTAATTTACCCATCATTCCCATAATATCTCCAAACATAATTTTTAAGTTTTTTTATTTGGACAAAAATAGTAAATTAGCGGTTAATAATTATTGTAAAACTTCATGAAAAAATTACCATTTTTACTTCTTAGTTGCATTATTTTTGCTCCTGTTTACAGTCAAAATAAAACAAAAACAATGTCAGATAAAATTGTTCCTCCTGTTGCTAAAATTGTTCCAAAAACATTAGAAAAGCACGGTGATAAAAGAATTGATAATTATTATTGGTTAAACGAAAGAGAAAACCCAGAAGTTATTGATTATTTGAACCAAGAAAATGAATATTACCAAAAATCAACGGCTCATACCAAACCATTCCAAGACGAATTGTTCTTAGAAATGAAGAGTAGAATTAAGGAAGACGAT
It encodes the following:
- a CDS encoding sulfite exporter TauE/SafE family protein translates to MEILIISIVAFLTAILTFFSGFGLGTLLTPVFMLFFPVDIAIGLCGLVHFANNIFKFFLVGKHANKEVLLKFGIPAIFAAMIGSWLLLQISDLQPLFSYFLFGKQLEVFPVKFIIAILLVIFALLDLIPFLSKFEFGKDKLPLGGILSGFFGGLSGHQGALRSAFLIKAGLSKESFIATGIVVSMFIDFTRLSVYASKITTYTLYENKVLLISATLCAITGAYLGNQLLKKVTLKFLQVLVAVLLLLVAIALGMGII
- a CDS encoding YbaB/EbfC family nucleoid-associated protein produces the protein MFGDIMGMMGKLKETQQKVEETKKRLDFVLIDERSSDGLLEVTLTANRKIKNITVSNELLQDKEMLEDYLVNVLNKAIEKATNVHETELAAVAKEGMPNIPGMDMFK